The genomic segment TTCTGCCGCGCGAGGAAATCCCCGGACCGCGCCCGGCGCGCCCAATTGGCCTCCTCGGCCGGTGAAAACAGCGGCTTGGCGCCGATCTCGTTGAGGTAATGCTGCGTCACGTCGTTGAGCAGTTCGGCCTCGGCTGACGGCAGCGAATCGACGACCTCGGGCACCGGATCGGCTTCGCCAGCGGCCCACTGCTCCGCCTCGATCTCGTCGGCGAAAGGATCCAACCCGGCGTCGTAGGGAGCGGGCATGATCAGCGTCCGGGCAGGAGCTTCAGCGGGTCGACCGGCTTGCCCTGACGCCGGATCTCGAAGTGCAGCTTGACCTGGTCGGCGTCGGTGTTGCCCATTTCGGCGATCTTCTGCCCCTTGCCCACCGACTGGCCCTCCTTGACCAGCACGTTCTGGTTGTGCGCGTAGGCCGTCAGGAAGGTGTTGTTGTGCTTGACGATCACCAGCTTGCCATAACCACGCAAACCGCTGCCGCTGTAAACGACCTTGCCACTGCCGGCAGCCACGACGCTGTCGCCAGCCTTGCCTGCGATGTCGATTCCCTTGTTGCCGCCCTCGCTGAAGGTGGCGACCAGCTTGCCGTTCGCCGGCCACATCCAGCTGACCTCGTCATTGCCGGAGGCGTCACCGCTGCGGGCCTCGTTGTCAGCCTTCGCCTCCGGCCGGGCCTCCGCCTTGGCCTCGGGCTTCATCTCGGTCTTCACCTCGGGCTTGCCCTCGGGCCTGGCTTCCGCCTTTGCCGCCGCGGGAGCCACCGCCACTACCGGCTCCGCTGCCTGCGCCTGCGCGCGTGCCAGCGCTTGCTCCGAGTAGGGCTCCTTGCCTGCCAGCGGCGCCCGCTTGAACAGGTCCGCCGCCGCGGCTGGCGAACGCTGTTCGCCAGCCGGCGGAGCGCTCGCCGTCAGTGGTCGCTGTTCGACCGCCGCGCCGGCGGCAATCGGCCGCACGACGACCCCCTCGGCGGCAGGAGCCGCGCCTGGGGCCCGGACGCGCAGCACCTGACCGACCAGGATCCGGTTCGGATTGTCGATGTTGTTCCACGCTGCCAGTTCCCGGTAGTCCAGCCCGTGATCCAGCGCGATCGAATAAAGCGTGTCGCCACGCTTGACGACGTAGCCGTCCCGGCTGCCCGGGGTCGCGGGCCCCGCCTGCCGCGCCGGCACCCGCGCAGTCTCCTCGGCCGGCGCCGACCCCTTGCCGGCGCAGCCTGCCAGACCGAGCTGCACCGCCAGCAGGACCGCCAGAAGACGAATCGGAAGAGCTGGGAGAGGCACCTGATCCTTCATTGGACCCCCGACAGGAGCGGAACGAAGCGCACGGTGTCGAGGCGGGACTCGACCAATCCCTCGCGGCCTCGTTCGATCAGCACGAGTTGCTGCGCACTCGCACCGAGCGGCAGGATGAGGCGGCCATTCTCCGCCAGTTGTTGCAGCAGCGGCGGTGGCACGCGGGCCGCCGCCGCCGCGACGATGATCGTGTCGAAGGGCGCCGCCTCCGCCAGACCGAGCTGTCCATCGGCATGCTTGAGGCGAACCTCGGACTTGCCGATCGCGCGCAGGTTGGCCCTCGCCTTGGTGAGCAATGGTCCGATCCGCTCGACCGCATAGACCTCGTCGGTCAACTGCGCCAGAACCGCCGCCTGGTAGCCGCAGCCGGCGCCGATCTCGAGTGTCTTGCCGAGTCGCTGACGGCCGGCACGCAACGCCTCGATCATCCGCGCCACGACGTAGGGCTGCGAAATCGTCTGCGAAAAGCCCAGGGGCAGTGCCGTGTCCTCGTAGGCGCGCGACGCCAGTGCCTCCTCGACGAAGACGTGTCGCGGCACGGCGGCAATCGCCGCCAGCACCTCCTCATCGGCAATTCCCTGTTCGCGCAGGCGCTCGATCATGCGCGTGCGCGTGCGCTGCGAAGTCATTCCGAAACCGGCAACGGCGCCGCTCATTGCGCCAGCCACGAGCGCACCAGCGACAATTGGGCCGTGTGGGTGAGGTCGATCTGCAACGGCGTCACGGATACCTGGTTGTTCTGCACGGCGAAAAAGTCGGTGCCCTCGCCGGCATCCTGTGCCTCGCCGGCAGCACCGACCCAGAAGACCGTCTCATTGCGCGGCGAGATCGTGCGCACCACCGGCTCCGCCTTGTGGCGCTTGCCGAGGCGGGTGACGCCGATGCCCGCCAGTTCCTCATGGCTGACATCGGGAACATTGACGTTGAGCAGGACCGGCGAACGCAGGGGCTGCCGCTGCAGCAGCAGGACCAGTTCGCGCGTGACCCGGGCGGCGGTCGCAAAATGACCGCCGGTCTTGCTGCACAGCGAAACAGCCAGCGACGGCACGCCGAGGAGGAAACCCTCGGTGGCGGCGGCGACGGTGCCCGAATAGATCGTGTCGTCACCCATGTTGGCACCAATGTTGATGCCCGAGATCACCATGTCCGGCAGTTGTTCGAGCATGCCGGTGACCGCCAGATGGACACAGTCGGTCGGCGTCCCGTTGACATAGTAGAACCCGTTCGCCGCCCGTTTCAGC from the Accumulibacter sp. genome contains:
- a CDS encoding peptidoglycan DD-metalloendopeptidase family protein, whose product is MPLPALPIRLLAVLLAVQLGLAGCAGKGSAPAEETARVPARQAGPATPGSRDGYVVKRGDTLYSIALDHGLDYRELAAWNNIDNPNRILVGQVLRVRAPGAAPAAEGVVVRPIAAGAAVEQRPLTASAPPAGEQRSPAAAADLFKRAPLAGKEPYSEQALARAQAQAAEPVVAVAPAAAKAEARPEGKPEVKTEMKPEAKAEARPEAKADNEARSGDASGNDEVSWMWPANGKLVATFSEGGNKGIDIAGKAGDSVVAAGSGKVVYSGSGLRGYGKLVIVKHNNTFLTAYAHNQNVLVKEGQSVGKGQKIAEMGNTDADQVKLHFEIRRQGKPVDPLKLLPGR
- a CDS encoding protein-L-isoaspartate(D-aspartate) O-methyltransferase; translation: MSGAVAGFGMTSQRTRTRMIERLREQGIADEEVLAAIAAVPRHVFVEEALASRAYEDTALPLGFSQTISQPYVVARMIEALRAGRQRLGKTLEIGAGCGYQAAVLAQLTDEVYAVERIGPLLTKARANLRAIGKSEVRLKHADGQLGLAEAAPFDTIIVAAAAARVPPPLLQQLAENGRLILPLGASAQQLVLIERGREGLVESRLDTVRFVPLLSGVQ
- the surE gene encoding 5'/3'-nucleotidase SurE, which gives rise to MRILLCNDDGYFAPGIEHLARALADVAEITVVAPERDRSGASNSLTLDRPLSLKRAANGFYYVNGTPTDCVHLAVTGMLEQLPDMVISGINIGANMGDDTIYSGTVAAATEGFLLGVPSLAVSLCSKTGGHFATAARVTRELVLLLQRQPLRSPVLLNVNVPDVSHEELAGIGVTRLGKRHKAEPVVRTISPRNETVFWVGAAGEAQDAGEGTDFFAVQNNQVSVTPLQIDLTHTAQLSLVRSWLAQ